One Helianthus annuus cultivar XRQ/B chromosome 7, HanXRQr2.0-SUNRISE, whole genome shotgun sequence genomic region harbors:
- the LOC110866985 gene encoding uncharacterized protein LOC110866985 — translation MPQNPIQVLEIFDVWGIDFMGPFPPSNGNRYILVAIDYVSKWVEAHALPTNDARVVTNGQVENANRGVKRILEKTVGKSRKDWSDKLDDALWAFRTAYKTPLGTTPFMIVYGKACHLPVELEHLAFWALKTVNLDLTPAARRRYFQIHELEALRDAVYERSWSIKEKMKVLHDRKLKGLKDFKVGDKVLLYNSRFKLFPGKLKSKWTGPYVVKEVFSHGAIELYDKVSESSWKVNGHRLKHYLGGPIDNTEKEETPLEDLPNITV, via the exons ATGCCCCAAAATCCCATTCAAGTACTCGAAATCTTTGACGTATGGGGCattgatttcatgggacctttccctcCTTCGAATGGGAATAGGTACATCCTTGTGGCGATCGACTACGTTTCAAAGTGGGTGGAAGCTCATGCTTTGCCTACAAACGATgcccgagtggtg ACAAACGGTCAAGTAGAAAATGCGAATAGGGGAGTGAAGAGGATTCTTGAGAAAACGGTAGGGAAGAGTCGTAAGGATTGGTCGGACAAGCTTGATGATGCTTTGTGGGCATTCCGTACCGCCTACAAAACACCTTTAGGGACCACACCGTTTATGATAGTCTATGGCAAAGCTTGCCATCTCCCGGTAGAATTAGAGCACCTAGCGTTTTGGGCTCTTAAAACCGTGAATTTAGATCTTACTCCTGCGGCTAGGAGAAGGTATTTCCAAATCCATGAGTTAGAAGCCCTTAGAGATGCGGTGTATGAGCGTTCTTGGAGTATCAAAGAGAAAATGAAAGTGTTGCATGATAGAAAGCTTAAAGGGTTGAAGGATTTTAAAGTTGGTGATAAAGTCCTCCTTTACAATTCGAGGTTTAAGTTGTTTCCTGGAAAGTTGAAGTCGAAGTGGACGGGACCGTATGTTGTGAAGGAAGTGTTTTCGCATGGTGCGATTGAGCTATACGATAAAGTTAGTGAGAGCTCATGGAAAGTGAATGGCCATCGTTTAAAGCATTACTTAGGAGGGCCGATTGACAACACCGAGAAGGAGGAAACTCCTCTCGAAGATCTCCCGAACATCACTGTATAG